From one Macellibacteroides fermentans genomic stretch:
- a CDS encoding phenylacetate--CoA ligase family protein, whose product MMYWQEEIETMNRSDLEELQLKRLKKTIESAKNSSHYGKLFSELNITSENIHSLDDLRKIPFTTKDDLRNCYPFGMASIPLKDCVRVHSSSGTTGNPTVVLHSRKDLDEWANQVARCMFMVGLRDTDVFQNTSGYGMFTGGLGFQYGAEKLGALTVPAAAGNTKRQIKFITDFGTTCLHIIPSYATRLAEVFYELGIDPRKETKLKTICIGAEPHSEEQRKRIEQLLGVKAYNCFGMSEMNGPGVAFECTEQNGLHIWEDYVIVEIIDPVTLEPVPDGTIGELVLTTINREAMPLFRYRTRDLTRIIPGTCPCGRTHKRLDRFKGRSDDMIILKGVNIFPIQIEKILMNFKELANNYLITIETVGNSDEMQVEVEISDLFTDDYSTLQKLSKNITHQLKDELLITPRLKLVAKGSLPVQEGKAIRVRDLRKF is encoded by the coding sequence ATGATGTATTGGCAGGAAGAAATTGAAACGATGAACCGTTCCGATCTTGAGGAACTTCAACTTAAACGCCTAAAAAAAACCATAGAATCGGCAAAAAATTCATCTCATTACGGAAAACTTTTTAGCGAGCTAAACATTACGTCCGAGAACATTCATTCATTGGATGATCTTCGAAAGATTCCGTTTACCACAAAAGATGATTTGAGAAATTGTTATCCTTTTGGAATGGCTTCAATTCCGTTAAAGGACTGCGTACGGGTTCACTCGTCAAGCGGAACGACAGGTAATCCCACAGTGGTATTACATTCCAGAAAAGACCTGGATGAATGGGCCAATCAGGTTGCCCGCTGTATGTTTATGGTGGGATTAAGAGACACGGACGTATTCCAGAACACTTCAGGATATGGCATGTTTACCGGCGGACTTGGATTCCAGTATGGTGCCGAAAAGCTGGGAGCTTTGACCGTTCCGGCAGCTGCAGGAAATACAAAGCGTCAAATTAAGTTTATAACTGATTTTGGAACAACCTGCCTGCATATTATTCCGAGTTATGCCACCCGGCTTGCAGAAGTGTTTTACGAATTGGGTATCGATCCCAGAAAGGAAACAAAATTAAAAACAATCTGTATCGGAGCAGAGCCTCACTCGGAAGAACAACGCAAGCGTATTGAGCAGTTATTGGGTGTTAAAGCCTATAATTGCTTTGGAATGTCCGAAATGAATGGGCCCGGTGTTGCCTTTGAATGTACAGAACAAAATGGTCTTCATATTTGGGAGGACTATGTTATTGTTGAAATTATAGATCCTGTTACGCTCGAACCCGTTCCGGACGGAACCATTGGCGAATTGGTCCTTACTACAATCAACCGGGAAGCCATGCCGTTGTTTCGTTATCGTACACGAGATCTCACCAGAATTATACCCGGCACCTGCCCATGCGGAAGAACTCACAAGCGATTGGATCGCTTTAAAGGCAGAAGCGATGATATGATTATTTTAAAAGGTGTGAATATCTTCCCTATTCAAATCGAAAAGATTTTAATGAATTTCAAGGAGCTTGCTAACAATTATTTAATTACGATTGAAACAGTTGGAAACAGCGATGAAATGCAAGTGGAAGTAGAAATAAGCGATTTGTTTACAGACGATTACAGTACATTGCAAAAGCTTAGCAAAAACATCACACATCAACTTAAAGATGAATTACTTATCACACCTCGTCTTAAATTGGTTGCCAAGGGTTCACTTCCGGTCCAGGAAGGCAAAGCGATCAGAGTTCGTGATTTGCGTAAATTTTAA
- a CDS encoding acetolactate synthase, producing MTINQISIFLENKYGKLSEILGLLAKEDIRIIAATVADTSEYGILRIIVSEPQRAYSLLKSNNVSANLTEVLAITTDSKSGSFASSLTNFTQAGLSIEYMYCVSMYGKSILILRTNNQDAAIDVIRKKNMEFIVESDLINL from the coding sequence ATGACAATTAATCAGATTTCAATTTTCCTTGAAAACAAGTATGGTAAGCTCAGTGAAATTCTGGGATTACTTGCAAAAGAAGATATCAGGATTATCGCTGCCACTGTTGCAGACACTTCCGAGTATGGCATACTACGTATAATAGTAAGCGAGCCGCAAAGAGCCTATTCTTTGCTCAAATCGAACAATGTAAGTGCCAACCTAACAGAGGTTCTGGCAATTACCACCGATTCAAAATCGGGAAGCTTCGCAAGCTCACTTACAAATTTCACTCAGGCCGGTTTAAGCATTGAATATATGTATTGTGTATCCATGTATGGTAAATCTATTCTTATACTGCGGACTAATAACCAGGATGCGGCAATCGATGTTATTCGAAAGAAAAATATGGAGTTTATTGTTGAATCCGATCTAATAAATTTATAG
- a CDS encoding symporter small accessory protein, which yields MFGIDDPGIWLAYLLAFACVIFAIWFGVRNWNKDENDSINSKNSNK from the coding sequence ATGTTTGGAATAGATGATCCGGGAATTTGGCTGGCATATTTATTGGCTTTTGCCTGTGTTATATTTGCCATCTGGTTCGGTGTAAGGAACTGGAATAAAGATGAAAATGATAGTATTAACTCTAAAAACTCTAACAAGTGA